A region from the Lolium perenne isolate Kyuss_39 chromosome 4, Kyuss_2.0, whole genome shotgun sequence genome encodes:
- the LOC127323677 gene encoding uncharacterized protein: MAFQPPPAAAPTTITDLGDDLLRQIFLRLPALPSLVRAASACRRFRRTVCSCPSFRRNFRAVHGPPLLALFLDTFMKAVPTFPSPPPLRRPDRDLFAVNFFDVFRPRAAGPGWEVDASNIQTNCGHVALVNGSTGQRAIYSPLTQSLKVYPRPSTPGKSSILHGTQLEFHTLTAGEDGQRPSRVVCVRHSHLWARPRVAVFSLDTMEWQFFPETTKTLLHVNETAMDATVLRGFVCWAHRRNEHILVLDAATLRFSLMDLPTCCGCGCTTLKLGETEDGKLCVVGIMENACVAWLWAGSDAGAGEEWTKYKVFPLGPIVKEATKCSEEEEGRIPVEVVGVVDGFVYLSVFYSNGYDKKYRMLLSLCMETAEMKEVLKNGVWYAEHAHPYIMAWPPSLVVQIKEESETEVTEDGVARDAPMDMLKSPSVLATALQSFKEALMNDDEENSVEMVAFVLPVEDEKSSLVSKITTLDAQFTTLRDLILRTSA, encoded by the exons aTGGCCTTCCAACCTCCACCGGCGGCTGCTCCAACCACCATAACCGATCTCGGCGACGACCTGctccgccaaatcttcctccgcctcccggcCCTCCCGAGCCTCGTCCGCGCCGCCTCCGCCTGCCGTAGATTCCGTCGCACCGTCTGCTCGTGCCCATCCTTCCGCCGCAACTTCCGCGCGGTCCACGGGCCGCCTCTGCTCGCCCTCTTCCTCGACACCTTCATGAAGGCCGTCCCAACCTTCCCTTCCCCACCCCCCTTGCGCCGCCCCGACCGGGACCTCTTCGCCGTCAATTTCTTCGACGTGTTCCGACCACGTGCCGCCGGCCCTGGGTGGGAGGTAGATGCTAGCAATATCCAAACCAACTGCGGGCACGTCGCCCTCGTCAACGGGAGCACCGGCCAGAGAGCCATCTACAGCCCCCTCACACAGAGCCTCAAAGTCTACCCCCGGCCGTCGACGCCCGGGAAGAGCAGCATCCTCCACGGCACGCAACTTGAGTTCCACACGCTCACCGCCGGTGAAGATGGTCAGAGGCCGTCCCGTGTCGTCTGTGTCCGTCACAGCCACTTATGGGCGCGGCCGCGTGTCGCCGTCTTCTCATTGGACACCATGGAGTGGCAGTTCTTCCCAGAGACCACCAAGACGCTGTTGCACGTGAATGAGACGGCCATGGACGCCACGGTGCTGCGCGGGTTCGTCTGCTGGGCACACCGGAGGAATGAGCACATTCTCGTGCTCGACGCGGCGACCCTTCGGTTCTCTCTAATGGACCTGCCAACGTGCTGCGGATGCGGATGCACGACACTGAAGCTCGGCGAGACCGAGGACGGGAAGCTTTGCGTAGTAGGTATAATGGAGAACGCTTGCGTTGCTTGGTTGTGGGCAGGCAGTGATGCCGGTGCCGGCGAGGAATGGACGAAGTACAAGGTGTTCCCATTGGGCCCGATTGTTAAGGAAGCCACCAAGTGCTCGGAAGAGGAAGAGGGTCGTATCCCGGTCGAGGTTGTAGGAGTCGTCGACGGCTTTGTGTACCTTTCTGTCTTCTACAGCAATGGTTATGACAAAAAATATAGGATGCTATTATCCTTATGCATGGAAACCGCGGAAATGAAAGAGGTGTTAAAGAATGGAGTTTGGTATGCTGAGCATGCCCATCCCTACATCATGGCATGGCCTCCCTCTCTGGTGGTACAAATCAAG GAGGAATCAGAAACTGAAGTGACTGAAGACGGTGTTGCACGCGATGCTCCTATGGACATGCTAAAATCACCCTCTGTTCTTGCCACTGCATTGCAATCATTCAAAGAAGCTTTGATGAATGATGACGAAGAAAATTCCGTTGAGATGGTGGCCTTTGTACTTCCTGTCGAGGATGAGAAGAGCTCTCTTGTGAGCAAAATCACTACTTTGGATGCACAATTTACGACCCTTAGGGACCTTATCTTGAGGACAAGTGCATGA